A single genomic interval of Lodderomyces elongisporus chromosome 8, complete sequence harbors:
- the vid27 gene encoding Vacuolar import and degradation protein 27 (BUSCO:EOG09260WG2) — MNFLRKFIGTQTTDEVASIPSGKLFLTRSKNSPKGAIECLYNDAYASIKQTNTPFLYQLCITKVYQEGESEFRSPGFDGEDDDEYDDDDEEYAEANSLSGGRRNGTSATTANAAGGGIGGVHRSTSSLLSPGGNYDSRHNSKDEWVFPLDEELKIFKYHKSEVVDSKTGSDLGGRGRGVTGSGSWAIAWNDLNGDLGDKFEFVIDEDVRLADFESFMTTVYKCLYEAKYRESSIRINDMAQLREFVYDPKSELLNFDDLDDDDDDDDDDDEEEDQEELEYYSDQDEEVAPTTTKQNRDIKSGNKEKKQHLFVPLDEISDNDSSEDQDNSETEPKGTTVYSTKKFTLHWFDSTTGSFLLKSTSPTLKLIDLSKWEFTMYINGQNGITINKTLSKNMSPTFNYEHLSFIFNHYTITKDDVIANSWLLKFNDFNELTKFQNKFLALMYETLNKRKFGDESEENYFVDAFSNLDVNDEDKDEVENLAREEEEEEEDDDDDNNNHHRKQNEEEDDYSSEDDDDNEPEVKHREKETSEEFQNFRRKDKNTYLTVGYKDRAFVARGDKIGVFGQDDRELNYKTTINNVTDTKGRRFDPSKMLLHQQDQFMIMSNPEFNDKSLYKMDLNRGKIVEEWKVSENVPVKSYAPTSKFAQLTDQQILTGISSNGLFTIDPRLAGTKLVNDRTYKSYKTTNNQFQTLATTESGHIALGSGKGDIRLFDRLGVNAKTALPSLGDSIIGIDVSKDGRWILATCKTYLLLIDTKIGSGQKNAGKYGFTAYFDKDKKPTPRRLALQPEHEAFIIQQNRNQELKFSPAYFNTGLDKKETSIVTSTDNYIITWSLSKILKNQKDPYQVKRYNQNVISDNFKFGTNNEVITALQDDVSMTNRRSLANPNKVFTSK, encoded by the coding sequence ATGAACTTTTTACGCAAGTTCATTGGAACTCAAACCACTGATGAAGTAGCATCTATACCCTCGGGTAAATTGTTTCTCACACGATCCAAAAACTCACCCAAAGGAGCAATAGAGTGTCTCTACAACGACGCATATGCCTcaatcaaacaaacaaacactcCATTTTTGTATCAATTGTGCATCACTAAAGTATACCAAGAAGGCGAGCTGGAATTTCGTAGCCCCGGTTTTGATGGAGAAGACGATGATGAgtatgatgacgatgatgaagaataCGCAGAGGCAAACTCATTAAGTGGCGGAAGAAGAAACGGCACTAGTGCTACTACTGCCAATGCCGCTGGCGGTGGTATAGGTGGAGTGCACAGATCCACAAGCTCCCTTTTACTGCCAGGCGGCAACTACGACTCAAGACACAATTCCAAGGACGAATGGGTATTTCCTTTAGacgaagaattgaaaatctTCAAATACCACAAACTGGAGGTTGTTGATAGCAAGACTGGCAGTGATCTCGGCGGTAGAGGCCGCGGTGTTACAGGAAGCGGCAGTTGGGCCATTGCATGGAATGACTTGAATGGAGATTTAGGAGACAAGTTTGAATTTGTTATCGACGAAGATGTTCGCTTGGCTGATTTTGAATCGTTTATGACTACAGTATACAAGTGTCTTTATGAGGCCAAGTATCGTGAAAGCTCTATTCGAATCAACGATATGGCGCAATTGAGAGAGTTTGTTTATGATCCAAAGCTGGAATTGTTGAACTTTGATGATctagatgatgatgatgatgatgatgatgatgatgacgaggaGGAGGATCAAGAAGAACTTGAATACTACTCAGATCaggatgaagaagttgCTCCTACTACGACGAAGCAAAATAGGGACATCAAGAGtggaaataaagaaaagaaacaacactTGTTTGTACCTTTGGATGAAATTAGTGATAACGACTCCAGCGAGGATCAAGATAATAGTGAAACAGAACCTAAAGGCACAACTGTCTATTCCACAAAGAAATTCACTTTGCACTGGTTTGACTCGACTACCGGCTcctttttgttgaaaagcACATCGCCCACTTTGAAATTGATAGATTTGAGTAAATGGGAGTTTACAATGTACATCAATGGGCAAAATGGTATAACGATAAACAAAACGTTGAGTAAGAATATGAGCCCCACTTTCAATTATGAACACTTGtcatttattttcaatcacTATACAATCACCAAAGACGATGTTATTGCCAACTCATGGTTGTTAAAATTTAATGACTTTAATGAATTGACAAAgtttcaaaacaaattcTTAGCATTGATGTACGAAACATTGAACAAGAGGAAATTTGGTGACGAGTCAGAGGAAAACTACTTTGTTGATGCATTCTCCAATTTGGATGTCAATGATGAAGACAAAGATGAGGTTGAAAATCTTGCaagagaggaagaagaagaagaagaggatgacgatgacgacaacaacaaccaccacagaaagcaaaatgaagaagaagatgactATAGTTCTGAAGACGACGACGACAATGAGCCAGAGGTGAAGcatagagaaaaagagactAGTGAAGAGTTTCAAAACTTTCGCAGAAAGGACAAAAACACATACCTTACAGTTGGGTACAAAGATCGTGCGTTTGTTGCGCGTGGTGACAAGATTGGTGTTTTTGGTCAAGACGATAGGGAACTAAACTATAAAACCACCATTAATAATGTGACTGACACAAAGGGGAGAAGATTTGATCCACTGAAGATGCTTCTCCACCAACAAGACCAATTTATGATTATGTCCAATCCTGAATTTAATGATAAGTCATTGTACAAGATGGATTTGAATCGTGGtaaaattgttgaagaatgGAAAGTTTCAGAAAATGTTCCTGTTAAATCGTATGCACCAACGTCAAAGTTTGCGCAACTCACAGATCAACAAATATTGACTGGTATCTCTCTGAATGGACTTTTCACCATCGATCCAAGACTCGCAGGTACTAAACTAGTCAATGACCGTACCTACAAGTCCTACAAGACAACAAACAATCAGTTTCAAACCTTGGCTACCACGGAAAGTGGTCACATTGCGTTGGGTTCAGGTAAAGGTGATATTAGATTATTCGATAGACTTGGTGTCAATGCTAAAACCGCATTGCCTTCACTTGGCGATTCGATAATTGGTATTGACGTATCAAAAGATGGTAGATGGATCTTGGCCACGTGCAAGACATATCTCTTGCTTATAGATACGAAAATTGGTTCGGGCCAGAAGAATGCCGGTAAATACGGGTTTACTGCGTATTTTGACAAGGATAAGAAACCTACACCTCGTAGATTAGCATTGCAACCAGAACACGAGGCATTTATTATTCAACAAAACCGTAACCAGGAGTTGAAGTTTTCACCAGCATACTTCAATACCGGCCTTGACAAGAAGGAGACAAGCATTGTTACATCAACCGATAATTATATTATTACCTGGTCGCTTTCAAAAATTCtcaagaatcaaaaagatCCATACCAGGTCAAGAGGTACAACCAAAATGTCATTTCAGATAATTTCAAGTTTGGTACAAATAATGAAGTTATTACGGCATTGCAAGATGATGTGTCAATGACAAACAGACGCAGCTTGGCCAATCCTAATAAAGTGTTTACTTCAAAGTAA
- the SDH7 gene encoding Acetate utilization and gluconeoproteinsis protein (BUSCO:EOG092652TN) gives MRPTLVRLVRPRRPERPNQTPLFPPLKLYRSILRAHLHKLPKELRSLGDAYVKKEFKDHKKIDNPLHIVGFLTEWQDYLRQIDGGKWLDGKLSSQDLEKMSPEQVGQLYELMEATKRLGEEEQDQ, from the coding sequence ATGAGACCAACATTAGTCCGTTTAGTGCGTCCTCGTCGACCTGAAAGACCAAACCAAACTCCATTGTTTCCACCATTAAAACTCTACAGATCAATTCTTCGAGCTCATTTGCACAAATTACCCAAAGAGTTACGATCACTAGGTGATGCATACGTGAAGAAGGAATTCAAAGAccacaaaaaaatagataaCCCATTACACATTGTAGGCTTCCTTACGGAGTGGCAAGACTATTTAAGACAAATTGATGGTGGTAAGTGGCTCGATGGGAAATTAAGCTCACAAGATTTGGAGAAAATGTCACCAGAACAAGTTGGACAATTGTATGAATTGATGGAAGCTACTAAACGACTtggagaagaagagcaagATCAATAA